The Stackebrandtia nassauensis DSM 44728 genome includes the window GGTCTTCCACGGCTTGGCGCTGTCGCCGTCGACCAGCAGACCCGTCTCGTTGGGGGCGGAGGTGTCGCCGCCGGAGGGATCGAGAACCTTGAGGTCGCCCTCCTTCAGCTTGACCTCCTCGGGGGCGCCGATGTCCTCGTCCTTGCCCTCCTCGGAGCTGTCGCCCGCGTTGGCCTGGTCACCGGGGGTGTCGCCGGACGGGATCACGATCAGCGCGATGATCAGGCCCAACAGCGCCAGTCCGGCCAGGGCCGCGCCGCCGAACAGCAGCCGCTTCTTCACCACGTGCGGCGGCAGCACGCGTTCGCGTTCCACGGCCGCGATCTCGCCGGTCTGGACGATCGCCAGCGTCCCGGTGTCGGGGCCGAAGCTGAGGTGGTCGAGTTCGTCGGCCAGCTCGGCGGCGGTCGGCGGGGCCTGGCTGGGCTCCAGCAGCGAGCACACCAGCCGGTTGACGCGGTCGGGGACGTCGTCGCGCAGCTCCTTGGGCTCCATCGGCATCCCCTCGGAGTCCGTGGGGGCGTCGGGGAGCGAGGCGGGGCCGGGAACGGTGCGCGGCCAGCCGCCGGTGATGGCGCAGTACAGCGTCGCGCCCAGCGCCCGGACGTCACCGACCTGGGTGGCCCCGGCGTCGGCGCGCGGGTCGGCCAGTACCACTCGGTCGTCGTCCGACAGCAGGATCGTCCCCGGGTGCACGTTGCCGTGGGCCACGCCGGTGGCGTGCACGGCCGCGACGGCGCTGGCGACACACTGGATGATGCCCGCGGCGTCCTCGACCGGGATGGCGCTGGCGGCGATGACGTCGCGCAGTGCCTGGCCCTCAACCCATTCGCGGACGATATAGGCGCAGTCGCCCTGGTCGACGGCGTCGTAGACGCCGACGATGTTGGGGTGGTTGACCCGGCTGGCGGCCACGGCCGCGTTGAGCATCTCCTCGGCCTCGGCGCCGCCGGGGGTGCGCAGCACCACCGTGACGGACCGGTTCAGCAGTACGTCCATGCCGCGCCACACCTGGCGCCCGCTGGAGTCGTCGTTGACATGCGCGGTGAGGCTGTACCGCTCGGCGAGCAGGTCCCCCACCATCGGAGTCGCTACTCCAGCCACATGGACCTCCAGATATCCCATCGTCAGGCATTCATCGTGTCGCCTCGCAGTCACCGGCCGCCTCGAGACGCGAAGTGCTCCGCAACCCTGGAACGGGTGCGGTCACGCGGTTCAGACTAGTCGGATCGGCCGCCGTGCGGCCACTCCCCTATGAGTCCGGTTAGGGAATTATCGACCGAATTTTCCGCGCACCATACTTGTCAATTCTGTGATCTCCCTGATGCGCAGAACGTAGGCCACGCCCAGGTACACCACCAGGATAAGCGCGCCCACGCCCAGCAGTTCGGCCAGCATGACGCCCTTGCCCGCCTCGTCGACGCCGGGCAGAAACGCCAGCGCACCCCAGGCGGCGGCCAGGGCGGCGGCCCCGGCGATGAGCTGCCGCACCCAGGTCAGCACCACGGCGCGCATACCCAGTAGCCCGATGCGGCGGCGCAGGAAGATCGTCGACAACGTTGTCGAGACCACATAGGAGATACCGAGCGTGACCATGATTCCCGCCACCACGTAGATACCGGGCAGCAGCGCCAGCGACAGTCCGAAGCCCAGCACCCGCACCGCGACCACCGGGATGTTCAGGATCGCCACCGTCTTGCCGTCGGTGAGCGAGTAGAACGCGAAGGTCTGCAACTGGCTGAGCGAGAACGGGATCAGTGCCAGACCGCCCAGCGCCATCACCAGTCCGGTGGCGGTGGCGGCGTCGCGGCCGTACTTGCCCCAGTCGAACATGACGATCGACAGTTGCGAGCCCAGCGCGATGTACACGACCACGACCGGCATCATCACCAGCGTCGCCAGCCGGGTGCCGGACGACAGTCCCGCGGCCATGTCGGAGTAGCGGCCCTCGCTGGCGGCGGCCGACAGCCGGGGCATGAGCGCGGTGATGACCGAGACGGCCACGATGCCGTGCGCCATCATCATCACGGCGTAGGCGTTGTTGTAGACGATCGGTCCCGGGTTGTCGTCGCTGCCGGCGGCGGCGAGGTTGGCGACCTTGATGGCGGTGACGACCGCGATCTGGTTGACCGCGACGTACAGGAAGATCCAGCCCGCCAGTTTGGCGATCTTGGACAGGTGCAGTTCCCGGAAGTCGAACCGCCACTTCCAGCGGAACCCGACCTTGCGCAGCGCCGGCCACATCGCCAGCGACTGCACCAGCACGCCCGCCGGGACGCCGAGCCCCAGGAGCAGCAGCATCGGCCCGGTGACGTCGGACAGCTCCAGGTCGCCGCTGATCTTGGAGCTGTACAGGACGAAGAACGCCCCACCCATCGCGATGATGACCAGGTTGTTGAGGATCGGCGCCCACATCGGGGCCGCGAAGTGCTCGCGGGTGTTGAGCACCGCCTGCAACATCGCCGACAGCCCATAGAAGAACAGTGCCGGGAGCATCAGGTAGCTCAGCGAGGTGACGACCTCGCGGTTGTCGTCCGAACCCATCAGCCGGGCCAGCAGCGGCGCGGCGGCCACGACGCACGCGGTCGAGGCGGCCAGCAGCACCACCGCCAGGGTCAGCAGCCGTTGCGTGAACGCCTCGCCCTGGTCGAAGTCCTCCTTGCGGGCCCGCACGATCAACGGCACCACGACGCTGGTGAGCACCCCGCCCATCACCAGTTCGTAGACCATCTGCGGGAAGTACTGCGCGGTGACGTACGCGTCACCTACCATCGTGCCCAGCGCGGCGCCGATGACCACATTGCGAAGGAATCCGGTGATCCGCGAGATCAGCGTCCCCGCGGCCATGACCGCGCCGTGGCGTGCCAGGCCAGAGGTGGACGTCTTCGTGTTGGTCACACCGTCGCCTTCCATGGGTAGGTGTTCGGACTCGGGGTGCCCGACATGCCTTAAGCTTTGCGGTCGATGTCAGACCGTATCGGAAACGAAATCAGCGTTCCCCCGGTGGCCGACGCGCTCGGGGAAGTCTTCGCGGCAGCCGGGCACGAGCTCCACCTCGTCGGCGGCCCGGTACGGGACGCCATCCTCAGGCGTGACACCGTTGACCTGGACTTCGCCACCAGTGCCCATCCCGAGGTCACACAGGCCATATTGGAGGAACACTCCTCGACGATCTGGACCACCGGCCGCGAGTTCGGCACCATCGGCGCCATGTTCCGCGGCCACCGGGTCGAGGTGACGACGTTTCGCGCCGACACCTACGACGGTGTCAGCCGCAATCCGCAGGTCGCCTACGGCGACAACCTGACCGACGACCTGCGGCGCCGCGACTTCACCATCAACGCGATGGCCGTTTCGGTACCGGGACATGAATTCTCGGATCCGTTCGGCGGTCTGACGGACCTGGCGCAGCAGACGATCCGCACCCCCGGTACTCCCGAGGACTCGTTCGCCGACGACCCGTTGCGGATGATGCGGGCGGCCCGGTTCACCTCGCAGCTGGGTTTCCACGTCGACCCGGCGGTCAAGACCGCGATGACCAACATGGCCCGCGACATCGAGCGGATCTCGGCCGAACGGGTCCGCGACGAGTTCGTCAAGCTCATGGGCGGCACCGACCCGGTTCCGGGACTGCGGCTGCTGGTCGCCACCGGTCTGGCCGAGGAGTTCCTGCCGGAGCTGCCCGCGCTGCGGATGGCCATCGACGAACACGCGCAGCACAAGGACGTCTACGAGCACACCCTGACCGTCGTGCGCAACGCCATGTCCCTTGAGGAGGACGGGCCGGACGTGCTGCTGCGGATCGCCGCGCTGCTGCACGACATCGGCAAGCCCGAGACCAAGGGCATCGGCCCCGACGGCCGGGTCACCTTCCACCACCACGAGGTCGCCGGTGCCCGCATCGCCCGCAAGCGGCTCAAGGCGCTGAAGTTCCCCAAGGACGACATCGGCGCGATCTGCCATCTCATCGCGCTGCACCTGCGGTTCTACGGCTACGGTCGCGGCGAGTGGACGGACTCGGCGGTGCGCCGCTACGTCACCGACGCGGGCGCCGTCCTGCCGCGGCTGCACAAACTGGTGCGCTCGGACTGCACCACCCGCAACAAGCGCAAGGCGGCCCGGCTGGCCGCCGACTACGACGCGCTCGAGGAGCGCATCTCCCGGATCGCCGCCGAGGAGGACCTGGCGAAGGTCCGCCCCGACCTCAACGGCGAGGAGATCATGACGTTGCTGGAGATCAAGCCCGGTCCGCAGGTCGGCAAGGCGTGGAAGCACCTCAAGGAGCTGCGGTTGGAGCAGGGTCCACTGTCGCGTGAGGAGGCCGAGACGGCGCTGTTCGCCTGGGCGCGCGAACAGGGGATCGCCGTACCCGGCTCGCGGGAGTGAGCGGGCGTCGGCCCCATCCGGTAACGTGCCGAAAGGCCCGAAAAACGAAGACCAACACAATGGAGCGAGAAATGCTGGACCGTCCCAGGGCTCCGTGGCCCTACGACTTCCTGCCCAAGGTCGGCGAATTCCCGGTCGTCTCCAACGACGTCCGCGACGGCGAACTGCTGTCGGACAACCACACCTTCGCGGGCGACAATCTCTCGCCGCAGCTGTCGTGGTCGGGTTTCCCCGCTGAGACCAGGAGTTTCACCCTCACCTGCTTCGACCCGGACGCCCCCACCGGCTCCGGGTTCTGGCACTGGGCGGTGGCCAACCTGCCGGTGTCGACGACCTCGCTGGAACGCGGGGCGGCGCTTCCCGACGGCGCGGTGGCGCTGCGCAACGAC containing:
- a CDS encoding protein kinase family protein, which translates into the protein MAGVATPMVGDLLAERYSLTAHVNDDSSGRQVWRGMDVLLNRSVTVVLRTPGGAEAEEMLNAAVAASRVNHPNIVGVYDAVDQGDCAYIVREWVEGQALRDVIAASAIPVEDAAGIIQCVASAVAAVHATGVAHGNVHPGTILLSDDDRVVLADPRADAGATQVGDVRALGATLYCAITGGWPRTVPGPASLPDAPTDSEGMPMEPKELRDDVPDRVNRLVCSLLEPSQAPPTAAELADELDHLSFGPDTGTLAIVQTGEIAAVERERVLPPHVVKKRLLFGGAALAGLALLGLIIALIVIPSGDTPGDQANAGDSSEEGKDEDIGAPEEVKLKEGDLKVLDPSGGDTSAPNETGLLVDGDSAKPWKTNEYNQQNWGNFMEGMGIMLDLGEERRVQQVVLDLPQAGNEIAIYAGKGSLETGKEIKVDDLDVISGKQTNETASSLKFPAAAEAPKTQYLLIWCTKPGPVNSKFQLQINEIEVHAQ
- the murJ gene encoding murein biosynthesis integral membrane protein MurJ, translated to MTNTKTSTSGLARHGAVMAAGTLISRITGFLRNVVIGAALGTMVGDAYVTAQYFPQMVYELVMGGVLTSVVVPLIVRARKEDFDQGEAFTQRLLTLAVVLLAASTACVVAAAPLLARLMGSDDNREVVTSLSYLMLPALFFYGLSAMLQAVLNTREHFAAPMWAPILNNLVIIAMGGAFFVLYSSKISGDLELSDVTGPMLLLLGLGVPAGVLVQSLAMWPALRKVGFRWKWRFDFRELHLSKIAKLAGWIFLYVAVNQIAVVTAIKVANLAAAGSDDNPGPIVYNNAYAVMMMAHGIVAVSVITALMPRLSAAASEGRYSDMAAGLSSGTRLATLVMMPVVVVYIALGSQLSIVMFDWGKYGRDAATATGLVMALGGLALIPFSLSQLQTFAFYSLTDGKTVAILNIPVVAVRVLGFGLSLALLPGIYVVAGIMVTLGISYVVSTTLSTIFLRRRIGLLGMRAVVLTWVRQLIAGAAALAAAWGALAFLPGVDEAGKGVMLAELLGVGALILVVYLGVAYVLRIREITELTSMVRGKFGR
- a CDS encoding CCA tRNA nucleotidyltransferase, which encodes MSDRIGNEISVPPVADALGEVFAAAGHELHLVGGPVRDAILRRDTVDLDFATSAHPEVTQAILEEHSSTIWTTGREFGTIGAMFRGHRVEVTTFRADTYDGVSRNPQVAYGDNLTDDLRRRDFTINAMAVSVPGHEFSDPFGGLTDLAQQTIRTPGTPEDSFADDPLRMMRAARFTSQLGFHVDPAVKTAMTNMARDIERISAERVRDEFVKLMGGTDPVPGLRLLVATGLAEEFLPELPALRMAIDEHAQHKDVYEHTLTVVRNAMSLEEDGPDVLLRIAALLHDIGKPETKGIGPDGRVTFHHHEVAGARIARKRLKALKFPKDDIGAICHLIALHLRFYGYGRGEWTDSAVRRYVTDAGAVLPRLHKLVRSDCTTRNKRKAARLAADYDALEERISRIAAEEDLAKVRPDLNGEEIMTLLEIKPGPQVGKAWKHLKELRLEQGPLSREEAETALFAWAREQGIAVPGSRE
- a CDS encoding YbhB/YbcL family Raf kinase inhibitor-like protein yields the protein MLDRPRAPWPYDFLPKVGEFPVVSNDVRDGELLSDNHTFAGDNLSPQLSWSGFPAETRSFTLTCFDPDAPTGSGFWHWAVANLPVSTTSLERGAALPDGAVALRNDMGNHKYDGAAPPAGDYPHRYAFAVHAVDVDALDVDESASCAVLGFNLAFHTLARGVVTPVYQIQA